TGCTGAGAATAACCTGGGCCAAGGCATCATGGTCAAGATTAAGTTCAACATCATTGCCTCCCTGTATGACTACAACCCCAACCTGGCAGCCTTCATGAAGGTGGGAGCCACTTTTTTCTTAATGTCACAATTTCTTTTATTCAGAGTTTGTGCCTGGAAAAGTTCCACAATTAATATAGAGaatttgaagaaaataaataaccAAATACTCAGTATGCatgtttatgtgttgatgtttcaaattaaatttgttttccTCCAGCCTGATATGTGGAAGAAGTGCCTGGACTGTATCGACGAGCTGCTGGACATCCTctttgaaaacaacaacatcttCATCGGGGAGAACATCGCAGAGGACAGTGAGAGTCTGATCGCTTCAGACCAGGTATCTATCTTCTCTTTTCACTCGTTACATTTCTGCTATTTTTGGTTGGCAGCAGGTCCTGGTTGATGTGTAGACCATCCCAAAACTGAGTCACACTAACCATGTTGTTGTCTGTGTATGTATGATCTGTGTTGTTTATTACTGGACGTGTCATTattttaaaggcccagtgtgtaggatttaggggcatgtCTTTATAGAAATGgcaattttgagttttgagatctgcattctgcacaataaatgctctaaaaaatacattatatctttgcttttgttgttgttgtgttttgtttttttaatcaatttagctttgctacgGGACTACAAAActcattcagaaacacttctattataacttttactcttaaatttataccgcgatatataccgttaccgtgaagggattcaaTTTATACCATGATgtgaattttaggtcataccacCCAGCCCTAAATGTGTGGAAGCATCATCATTTGTATGTCATCTTACATGAAAATGTTGTTGTTACTTTCTGCAAAAACTACATGCTTTGTGTTTGTCAGCCATTCAGGGTGCGTGGATGCATCTTAACGCTTGTGGAGAGGATGGATGAAGAGTTTACCAAGATCATGCAGAACACTGACCCCCACTCACAAGGTGAGCTAAATCAGAAAAGAGACTTGagcattatttttaattttgagtaTTGTCATTTTAGATGTGAAAGTAAATCACTTAGCACTGGAAAATCATGCTATAGCAGGAATCCCTGAAGTGTGTTGCTGTATCATTTTTGGTTTTCAAACGGCTCTTCTTAGTAGCTTGTAGTAGCTCACTGCTTTCTTCTCCACTCTTCCTCCAGAATATGTCGACAATCTGAAAGACGAGGGCCACGTTTGTGGCATCATCGACAGGCTCCTCGAATACATGGAGAACAAGGGCAGCACGGAGGAGATTTGCCGCATCTACCTTCGCAGAATCATGCACACCTACTACAAGTTTGACTACAAGGCTCACCGGCGCAGCCTGGGCCTGCAGGGAGAGTCCAAGGTGAGAGAAGCACAGAAGGGGTAGAccctgtgtgagagagaaatacACCTCACTATATTAGTGAGAAAGAGACCTGAGTGTGTGTTCCTGATAGACATGACaagttatgttttttaaatgacaagaGTACTTTAACGACCTAAATGACGAAAAATCACAGTGGGGTATAAAGTGGAAGTGGGTCtggatgtgagtgtgtttgataTGTAAACAGTGTGTTGCGATGAgctgagctgagtgtgtgacgTGCTgaattgtgtttctgtttttattctatttagtCCGAGCAGGACCAGGAGGAGAGTGAGGGGGAGGACAGTGCCGTGATCATGGACCGTCTCTGCAAGTTCATCTACGCCAAGGATCGCACCGACCGTATCCGTACCTGCGCTATCCTCTGTCACATCTACCACCACGCTCTGCATTCACGCTGGTACCAGGCTCGCGACCTGATGCTGATGAGCCACCTGCAGGACAACATCCAGCATGCTGACCCCCCTGTACAGGTAGGCAGACGGTATTCATCAAGGCTGCATCGTTGTTCTCTTGTGTAGCTTTGCGTCTAAGAACCTATTTCCTCTCTCTGATCTAGATCCTGTACAACAGAACCATGGTCCAGCTTGGCATTTGCGCATTCAGGCAGGGCATGATTAAAGATGCCCACAACGCCCTATTGGACATCCAGTCCTCTGGCCGTGCCAAGGAGCTCCTGGGTCAGGGTCTGCTCATGAGGAACATGCAGGAGAGGAACGCAGAGCAGGAGAAGATTGAAAAGAGGAGACAAGTAAGTCCAATATTAGCAGTAAAGTCATGTCTAAAGTCATGTTAGTTTTATTTGTTGGAAACCTGCTGGGTGAAATCTGGCATTGCTGAACTTAAGAATCTGATGTTATAGAGCTTATGTGTCAGCGAAGCACTTTAAGTACAGACTTGATGTCAGGTTGTACGGAGCCTTGCAACATTATCTTAACATTGCTTTGACCTTTCCAACAGGTGCCATTCCACATGCACATCAACCTGGAGCTGCTGGAGTGTGTGTACCTGGTGTCCGCCATGCTGCTGGAAATCCCCTACATGGCCGCCCACGAGTTTGATGCCCGCCGCAGGATGATCAGCAAGCAGTTCCATCACCAGCTCAGAGTGGGAGAGAGACAGCCACTGCTGGGTACCTGACCTCTCATGACTCCTAACACCAGCATGTTTTAGCCATAGAGAACCCTGAGAGGATAACTCAAGCTCTTTTTGTCTTCCAGGACCCCCAGAGAGCATGAGGGAGCACGTGGTGGCAGCCAGCAAGGCCATGAAGATGGGAGACTGGCGTACCTGCCACTCATTCATCATCAATGAGAAGATGAACAGTAAGGTCTGGGACCTGTTTCCTGAGACGCAGCGAGTACGAGAGATGCTCGTCAGGTTAGCACAAACTATTCTTATCCATCAGTTAATTTATTTCCAATTGATCATTATTTAGTCTCATTAAGCTTCGGATCACGCCATAATGATTTACTCTGGCAATTCAGTTATAATTTACAAATACGAATTCATCGTTCTGCCCTGcgtaatttgtttttttctgaatttcCTGGTTGTTTCCTTTTAATAGGAAGATCCAAGAGGAGTCACTGAGGACTTATCTGTTCACGTACAGCAGTGTTTATGACTCCATCAGGTAAGAACAAGATGCAAGTGTCAGACACAACTAAAGCGTTGGTTTGTGTAGAACAGTATGAAGTATGAAGCCTCAGTTTGTGTCCAcctaagccctgtttccaccaaacacttgtGGGTTACTTCCTTTAGAACTGGTACATAACCCGTATGGACATGTACCTAAACTGCAGATCTGTTAAGTGTGTGTAATGAACTGAACAGGCTGCCTTGTGGATAGCAGGCTCGATTCTGTTGCATTACCACATTTTTTTATTGGGGAAATACtagtgttttaattttttgtatCTGTCCTCCAGCATGGGGACACTATCTGAGATGTTTGAGTTGGAGATAGCCACAGTTCACAGCATCATCAGCAAGATGATCATCAACGAGGAGCTGATGGTGGGTTTTATGTCTTTGTTCTTTTGGAGTAAATTTTTATCAGTATGGATGCAATAGAACGTCCATAATGGGATTTCCAGTACATCTTCACATgcacaaattttatttttcttttagtgAAAGAGTTCTTAATATTTTCTGTCCTCTTGCCAACAGGCGTCGCTCGACCAACCCACACAGACGGTGGTGATGCACCGCACAGAGCCCACCTCCCTGCAGAACATGGCACTGCAGCTGGCTGAGAAACTGGGCAGCTTGGTGGAGAATAACGAGCGCGTCTTCGACCTCAAACAAGGCGTCTATGGAGGCTACTTCAACAGAGGTGGGTTTGGACAACACACTTCACCGTATGCCATATATaccatgtgtgtttgcttgttgtTCTTCCCAAATGGTACCAGTACTTTACCTTGTAAACTTCCGGGAACATTTGTCATGCTATTTTTGCTAATAAAAGTTGTACAGTGCGGttttataaacaataataattggTTGTTTCATGCATTACAGATCAGAAAGGTGGCTACCAACAGAACAAATCTTACAACAGAGGTATGTGAAGCCACACTGAGGTTGCACTTTGGATATAAAAATGTTTGGACCCCATGACCTTCCCAACATGCCTCTAATCCTCTGCAGAGGCTGTGTACTGTTGATTCATTGCTCCTTTTAACCACGTTGCTGACTGAGTTTGTTTGCATTTAATCAGTAACTAACTTGTAATGCATTAAAATGTTAGATTAAGGATGAGGGTCGGGTTTTGCCCCAACAGAGCAAATTCATGGTGTTTATACCTGTTCATACCTGTTCAGAACGGCTACACTGAAAAGTGATTCAAAGCTATTTGACCATCCAACAGCAGTTCTGACGGTGTCTTTGAAATTGTgtttaaacaataacagtgtgAGTTG
The nucleotide sequence above comes from Epinephelus lanceolatus isolate andai-2023 chromosome 21, ASM4190304v1, whole genome shotgun sequence. Encoded proteins:
- the eif3c gene encoding eukaryotic translation initiation factor 3 subunit C — encoded protein: MSRFFATGSDSESEESSSADEITPKAPGATFKQSLLLSDDEEDTKRVVRSAKDKRFEELTNLIKTIRNAMKIRDMAKCLEEFEQLCRAFLKSKTIVDKEGVPPFYIRLLADLEDYLNQLWEDKEGKKKMNKNNAKALSTLRQKIRKYNRDYETEIAAYKENPQESADEEEEKEAEESASSSDSEGEAGDDGVSAKAFLKKKPEAPPEASKFLKSAKGSGDESSSSSDDDDDDEDWGSDSVDSGSESSDEGEGKSASLAVVFLKKTQGAEKSSEKKLGKKKKPKKKERLEEEAEEEGGEEVEGGWEKVKGGAPMVKEKPKMFAKGTEINVPVVVKKLNEILQARGKKGTDRAAQIELLHALANIAAENNLGQGIMVKIKFNIIASLYDYNPNLAAFMKPDMWKKCLDCIDELLDILFENNNIFIGENIAEDSESLIASDQPFRVRGCILTLVERMDEEFTKIMQNTDPHSQEYVDNLKDEGHVCGIIDRLLEYMENKGSTEEICRIYLRRIMHTYYKFDYKAHRRSLGLQGESKSEQDQEESEGEDSAVIMDRLCKFIYAKDRTDRIRTCAILCHIYHHALHSRWYQARDLMLMSHLQDNIQHADPPVQILYNRTMVQLGICAFRQGMIKDAHNALLDIQSSGRAKELLGQGLLMRNMQERNAEQEKIEKRRQVPFHMHINLELLECVYLVSAMLLEIPYMAAHEFDARRRMISKQFHHQLRVGERQPLLGPPESMREHVVAASKAMKMGDWRTCHSFIINEKMNSKVWDLFPETQRVREMLVRKIQEESLRTYLFTYSSVYDSISMGTLSEMFELEIATVHSIISKMIINEELMASLDQPTQTVVMHRTEPTSLQNMALQLAEKLGSLVENNERVFDLKQGVYGGYFNRDQKGGYQQNKSYNRDQKGGYQQNKGGYQRGGYRNQNHQNNY